DNA from Thermomicrobium roseum DSM 5159:
CCGATCGCCTCGAGCCCATGGGCGGTCGTGAACGTGAACTCGTCGATGTTCTGCCGCGTTCCTGGTCCCGCCGACTTGCTGGCGACGGTCGAGACGATCTCGGCGTAGCGCACCGGTACGACGCGACTGACAGCAAAGACGAGCGGGATGGTCGCCTGCCCGCCGCAAGTGATCAGGTTGACGTTGTCCTTGTCCAGGTGTGCGCCGAGGTTGACCGGCGGCACGACGTACGGACCGCGGGCAGCTGGCGTCAGATCGATCGCGATCTTGCCAGCCTCGCGCAGCATCTTGGCGTGACGAACGTGCGCTTTGGCGCTGGTGGCATCGAACACGATCCGGATCTCGGGGTCATCCAGGACCGCCTTGATCCCCTCGTAGCTCGTCGGGATACCTAGTTTCTTGGCGCGGGCGATCCCCTCCGACTGCGGATCGATCCCGGCGAACATGGCCAATTCCATGTGGCCCGGATTCCGCAAGAGCTTGTACATCAGGTCGGTACCGATATTCCCGGTACCGAGGATCGCGACCTTGACCGCTTGCCGTTCTCCCATGCCCAATCCTCCTGATAGTACCCGAGTTCTTCCGAAACCCGTCGCGCAGCATCGACGATCGCGGTGGTGAGCCGCTGTCGGTTCGGATAGAAGCGGTAGGCCGGCACCGAGAGACTCATCGCCGCGATGACGTGACCGCTCTCGTCGCGGATCGGCGCGGCCGCACAACAGAGCCCAACCATCACCTCTTCCTGGTCATAGGCGAACCCCTGCTGGCGGACCCGTTCCAGTTCTTCGCGCAGCTGCTCGACCGACTTGATCGTGTTCGGCGTGAAACTGACCAGACCGGTCCGCTCGACGATCCCGAGCACGACCTCCCATGGCTGATGGGCAAGCAGCACCTTTCCGACGCCAGAGCAGTGCGCTGGGAGACGCTTGCCGACTCCGGACAGAACGATCTCGAGGGCACGATCGCCTTGAAGCTTTTCGACGTACAACACTTGTCCATCGACCAACACGGCAAGGTGCGTCGTCTCGCCCCACCCAGCGACCAGACGCTCCATGACCGGACGGGCCGCGCGGAGGAGCGCACTCGAGTCGAGCAGCGTCTGACTCAGCTCGAACAGCGCCCAGCCGAGACGGTAACGGCCAGCGGCCGTTCGCTGCAAGAGACCTTCCGCTGCCAAGGTACGCAGAAGCGCATGAGCACCCGACTTGGGGATCTCCAGCGCTGCGGCGACCTCGGTGACCCCCCATTCAGGCTGGTGCGGCGTAAACAGGCGAAGCACTTGTGCTGCCTTTTGCACGGTCTGGAGCATCGCACCCTCCACACCATCACGATACCAGCACGTTGGCAAACCAGCAAGCAGCTCGTTCACGATGGCTGAACCACACGCCGTCCGCTGGCTCGCTCACGGGAGATCATAACGGGAAGTTCATGATAGCCGAACGAGACAATTGACGTGACGTGATGCTCGCACTATCTTCGGACTAGAAGTGGTGAGGAGCCGATCTTTCGAGGGAGAACGGTCGATGGCACAAGTCATCCAGACGTCGCCCCGTCCGATGACCGGCGAGGAGTACTTGGAGAGCCTGCGGGACGGCCGCAAGGTCTTTTTCCGCGGTGAATGGGTCGAGGACGTCACGACCCATCCGGCCTTCCGCAACGCCGCACGCACAGTCGCCCGACTGTACGACGCGCTCCATTCGCCGGAGACGCGTGAGATCCTGACGAAGGTCGATCGCCAGGGCATTCTGACCCACAAGTTTTTCGCCCCTGCGTATTCCGCAGAGGATCTCAAGGAGGCGGCCCAAGCCATCGCGGTCTGGCAACGGATGAGCTTCGGCTGGATGGGTCGGACACCGGAGTACAAGGCCGCTTTCATGGCCACGCTCGGCGCTGACCCGGACTATTACGCTCCCTTCGGCGAAACAGCACGGCGGTGGTACCGCGAATACGCTTCCCGCGTCCTCTTCATGAATCACGTCATCGTCGACCCACCGATCGATCGCAATCGTCCACCCAGCGAAGTCCGCGATGTGTATATCCACGTCGTCAAGGAGACGGACGGCGGCATCATCGTGAGTGGTGCCAAGCAAGTCGCCACGGCATCGGCCCTCACCCACGGCACCTTCGTCGGCGTCAACAGCGGGAGCGCTGCGCGCCTGCAAGAGGGCCGAGACGAGGACGTCGCGCTCGTCTTCTTCGTCCGTATGGACAACCCGCGCCAGTACCTGATTTCGCGCGCGTCATACGAACTCGATGCTGAGAGCCCCTTCGATCATCCGCTCTCCAGTCGCTTCGACGAAAACGATGCATTTTTGGTTCTGGACGAGGCATTCATCCCCTGGGAAGACGTGCTCATTTACCGCGACGTGGCCAAGTGCAAGCGATTCTATGCCGATTCCGGCTTCTTCAATCGCTTCAACCTGCAGACGACGATCCGTTTCATGATCAAGCTGGAGTTCATGATCGGTCTCTTGCAGAAAGGCTTAGAGTGCAACGGGACGGCCGATTTCCGCGGAAACCAGGTAATGGTCGGGGAACTCGTCGCGCTCCGGCATCTCCTTTGGGCCATCGTCACGGCGATGGTGAGCGATCCCGAGCCGAGCCTGGGTGGGTCAGTCGTGCCGCGTCTGGAATACGCGGCCGCTGCGCGGGTCTACACCAACTTCGCCTGGGATCGCATCCGCCAGATCTACGAGCGGATCCTCGGTGGCGCCCCCATCATCAATGTGTCCAGCTACCGCGATTTCCTCAACCCCGAGGTCCGGCCGCTCCTCGACCGCTATCTCCGCGGGACCGGGATGAGCGCCGTGGAACGCAGCAAGCTGTACAAGCTGGTGTGGGACGCCGTGTACTCCGAGTTCGGTGGCCGGCACGGGCTCTATGAGCTGAATTATGCCGGCAATCACGAGCAGAAGTACCTCGACCCGCTCCAGTGGGCAGAGCGCCGTGGGTTCATGCAGCAGTGGAAAGCGCTCGTCGACGAGTGCCTCAGCCAGTACGACCTCGATGGTTGGCGAGACGCGACGTGGGTGTGGGAAACGAACGGTCGCGAACGGTGAGGTCGGGGATCGGACCACTCAGGGAGGTGGAGTCATGGCGGATCTCCGTGTCCCGGTCGTCGCACAGCTCGCCCATGTCGAGCTGTTGACGCCCAAGCCGGACGAGAGCCTCTGGTTCTTCACGAAACTCCTCGGGATGAGCGTCGTTCATCAGGAGGGACAATCGGTTTACCTGCGGGCGTACGAGGACTGGTTCCTTTGGACGCTCAAATTGACGGAGGCACCGCAAGCCGGACTCGGACACGCCGCGTGGCGCGTCTCGGCGCCCGAGCTGCTGGACGAGGCCGCCGCAGCCATCGAGGCAACGGGGCTTGGGCTTGGCTGGCAGGAAAGCGAATACGGCGGTGGACGCGCCTACCGCTTCCGCATGCCAGACGGTCATCGCATGGAGTTGATCTGGGATCTCGAGTACTACCAAGCGCCCGAGGACCAGCGCAGTGCACTCAAGAACCGGCCCCAGCGCCGCCCGCTAGACGGCGTACCCGTGCGCCGGCTCGATCACATCAACTGCTTCGTGAGCGATGTCGAGGTCCACGAAGCGTTCCTCCGGAACTATCTCGGCTTCAAGCTGCGCGAGACCAAGATCGGCGGCGATGGGAAAAAGGTCGGATCCTGGCTCTCGGTGAGCCCGCTCGTCCACGAGATCGCGGTCATGCGCGACGGAACTGGCCAGGGGAATCGCTTGCACCACATCGCGTACTGGTACGGCTACCCACAACATTGTTATGACGTGGCCGACGCCTGTCGGGACTGGGGCATCAAAATCGAGGCTGGTCCTGGGAAGCACGGCACGACCCAGGCGATGTTCCTCTACGTCTTCGAGCCGGGCGGAAACAGGGTCGAGCTGTGGGGTGACGCAGGATACCTGATCTTCGACCCCAACTGGCAGACCGTGGTGTGGGATGTCTCCCACGAATCGGATCTGTACTCGAGTACGGTGTGGCTCGGCGCATCGACGATGCCAGAATCGTTCTACACCTACGGGACGCCAGAAAAGGTGACGGTCGGCGTCTGAGAAAGAGGACACTGGTGGGCCAGTGCGAGGATGAGTCGACTGGCCCACCGCGACGATCCAGCGATGAGCGAGAGTGTGAGAGAACGGGTCAGTCGCTTTGCGAGGAGGAGATCGATGGAGCGGAGCGATTTCCAGCACCTATTCCGTCGGCCGGTTCGACGGCGAACAGTCATCGTTGGGATCGGGACGGCAGCACTCGGTGGTCTGCTCGCTGCCTGCCGTGGTGGTGGTGCCACACCGACGCCGACCACCGCGCCAGCGACGCCGACCCCGGCAGCAGCCACACCGACTCCGGCAGCTGCGACACCGACGCCGGCTGCGGCAGCGACTCCGACTGTCGTGGTCACACCGGCTGCCGCGGCGGAACCGATCCGCATCGGCCTCATTCACGGTTATACGGGTGTCTTTGCGGCATTGGCTGAGAATCTGACCCGGGGTATCCAACTCGCCTTCGAGTCGATCGACAACACGGTAGCGGGTCGCAAAGTCACCTTCGTCCAAGAAGACGACGCCTCCAATCCGGAGCAGGGACTCACCAAGACGAAGCAGCTGGTCGAGCGCGACAAGGTGCACCTCATCATCGGGTACATTCACAGCGGTGTCGCACTTGCCTGCCGCGATTACATTCACCAGAGCGGCGTCCCGACGATCATCGACAATGCAGGAGCGCAAGCGATCACGCGCGACCCGCAGCGGCGTAGTCCGTATATCTTCCGAGTCTCGTTCGCCAATGGCCAATATGAGTGGCCGATGGGGCAGTACGCCTTCGAGCAACTCGGCTACAAGCGACTCGCCTTCATGGCTCCCGATTATGCCGCTGGACACGAAAAAGCGGAGCCGGTCAAGGCGGCGTTCCAGAAGGCAGGTGGCGAGATTGCCGGTGAGGTCTATCCGCCGCTCGACACGAGCGACTTCGCGCCCTTCCTCCAACGGATCCAGCAAGCGCAGCCGGATGCGGTTTGGGCCTTCTTCGCTGGCGCCGACGCGGTCCGCTTCGTGACGCAGTACCAGGACTTCGGGCTCAAAGACCAGATTCCGCTCATCGGCGTTGGTGACCTGGTCGACGAGGCCTATCTCGATCAGCAAGGGGATGCAGCGCTCGACGTCGTGACGTCACTCCATTACTCACCGTACATCGATTCACCGGAGAACAAGGCTTTTGTCGACGCCTTCAAAAAGAAGTATGGGCGCGTTCCCAACCAGTTCGCCTACCAAGGTTACTTGGCTGCGCTCGTCGCAGCGAAAGCACTCGAGGCGGTACAGGGCAAGGTCGAAGACACGCAAGCATTCCTCAAGGCGCTCAAGGGCGTTCAGTTCACGGGACCAGCCGGTCCATTCCGCTTCCATCCGGAAACGCAGAATGTCGTCATCACTGTCTATTTCCGGAAGGTCCAGCGCCTGCCGGATGGCACGCTCGGTAATGTCGTGCTCGGCAAGCGCGAGAACGTGGACGACCTCTCGTTCTAGTCCCTGGGTGCGGGTGACGCTCGCCCATCGAGCGTCACCCGCAGTGCGTATTTGGTACCTGAAGCGTTCTACGAGTATCGTTGAAGCATCGAACTCACAGGCGCTCTCCAGTCGATGGTTCGGGCGAACCGAGGGCGAAAGGAGGTCCGGTGCCGGTCAATACTGCCAGTCTCGTCATCGGTCTGTCCTATGCGAGCCTGCTCTTTCTGGTCGCGGTCGGGCTCTCGGTCGTCTTCGGTCTCATGCGCTTCATCAACCTCGCGACCGGCTCGCTCTACCTCATCGGTGGGTACATCGGGTGGTCCGTGGCACGCTCGACGGGGAACTTCCTCCTCGCACTCGTGGCTGGCGCTCTGGCTGCTCTGGTCGTGGGGATCGCCATCGAGCGGGGTTTCTTGCAGCGCCTGCACCGCAAGGAACTTCTGCAGGTCGCTCTGACGCTCGGTGTGGCCTACGTGGTACAGGACGTCACACGGTGGATCTGGGGCGGGGATCCACTGCGTCTCCGACCACCAGCGATGCTGCGCGGCTCGATGGAACTTTTCGGCTCAGTCGTTCCGATCTATCGGGTCGCCTTGATCGTCATCGGAGCCGTTCTGGCTATCCTGGTCTGGTACCTGCTCGAGCGCACCAAGTGGGGAGCCTACGTACGGGCTGGCGTCGACGATCTCGAGATGGTGCAGTGTCTCGGCATCAATGTTCGACGGATCTTCGCCATCGTCTTCTCGCTGGGTGCCCTCCTCTCCGGTCTCGGTGGAGCGCTCGGCACACCCGTGACGGGTGTCGCGCCTGGTACTGATATCCAGCTTCAACTCATGGCGCTCATCGTCGTCATTCTGGGCGGACTCGGTTCTGTCTTGGGAGCGATCGCGGCGAGCATCGTGGTGGCACTGACCGACACGATCGTTCGGACCTTCTGGCCCGAGGCCTCGTTCTTCGCGGTGTGGGCACTCGCTGCTGTCGTCCTCATCGTCCGCCCACAAGGACTGTTCGGCCGACCTGGCTGGGCCTAGGAGGGAAACCCGATGATGGCGACAGCACGTCTGGCACGAAACTGGCGCAGGGCGATCGGTGTTCCTCTCGCAGTCCTACTTCTCGCGGCTCCCGCCTTCCTCCCGACCTACCCGCTTTCTGTCCTGACCGAGATCCTGATCTTCTCGCTGTTTGCGATGTCCCTCAACCTCCTGCTGGGCTATGCCGGACTTCCTTCCCTCGGCCACTCGGCCTTCTTCGGAACTGGCGGGTACGCCGTCGGACTGCTCGCCAAGTATCTCGGCATCCCTGCTCCCGTCGCCTTGCTCATTGCGGTGGTCGCCGGAGTGGCGCTCGCGCTCGTCACTGGCCCCTTCGTGCTGCGAACGCACGGGGCATACTTTCTCATCCTGACCCTCTCGCTAACGCAAGTCCTGTTCGGAATCGTCTGGCTCTGGCGCCGGGTGACAGGCGGTGACGACGGGCTGCCGGGCATTCCCACACCGAAGCTTCCCTTTCTCGTCGGGCGTGTCTCCGATACCGCCAACTTCTACTACCTCGCGCTTGTCGTGGTCGGGATCGCGCTCCTCACGATGGCTTGGATCGTCCGTTCACCGTTTGGGCTCGCCCTCATCGGCATCCGGGAGAACGAGCGCTACCTGGCTGGCCTCGGCTATCCCACATGGACACTGAAATACGCTGCGTACACCATCGCAGGCGGCTACGGAGCCCTGGCGGGTGGTCTGTTCGCCTACTTCAAAGGCTTCGTCGGCCCAGGGCAGATCAGCTGGCTCTTGGCAGGCGAGGGCATGGTCATGGTCATCCTTGGGGGAGCTGGAACCTTCTGGGGCCCGATCATCGGAGCCGCACTCGTCCTGTTGCTGCGTTATGAGGTCAGCGCGTTCACGCAGCGCTGGGTCATGATTCTCGGTATCGTCTTCATCCTGACCGTGCTTCTGCTACCGCAAGGCATCGTTCGGTTACCGGATCGGATCCGCCAGCTGCGGGCCCAGTTGCGGCGGGAGGCCCCCTTGGCTCGCAGACCAGCTTCAGCAGTCAGTCCTCACCGCGAGCCATCGGTCGAGCAAGTCATCGAGAGGTCGTGAGGATGACAGCAGTACCGGCACTCCAACTCGAGCACGTCAGCAAGACCATCGGCGGGCTGACGATCCTCGAAGACATCTCGCTCACCGTGCAGCCAGGCGAGCGACGGGCCATCATCGGTCCCAACGGTGCAGGCAAGACCACGCTCCTCAACGTGATCGCCGGTTTCCTTCCGGCGACCCGTGGTCGAGTGATCGTCTTCGGGCGCGACGTCACCAGGTTACCAGCGCATCGTCGGGTCGATGTCGGATTGCTCAAAACGAACCAGCAGCCGGCAGTCTTCCAGGAGCTGACTACACGCCAGAACATCTTGATCGCGCTCCTCCGAGGACGCCACCGCCTGCTCGGCCTCACTGGGCAAGTGAACAGCGATCGCGCTGTCCAGCGCGAAGCCGAGCGTGTGCTCGAGGAATGGGGACTGTTGGACGTCAGCGATATCGAAGTCCGTCATCTCCCACATGGGTATCAGCGACGGGTCGAGCTGGCCGCACGCTTCGCTTTGCGACCGCGCTTGCTGCTGCTCGACGAGCCAGCCGCCGGCCTGGCCGTCGACGAGATTCCCGCCTTCATCGAGCGACTCGCACAGCTTCCACGCGATATGACGGTGGTCCTCGTGGAGCACAGCATGCGCGTCGTCTTCTCCTTCGCTGACCGAATCACGGTTCTCCACCACGGGGCCGTCCTGGCTGACGGTACTCCGGACGAGATCCAGCGCAACGAGGACGTGCAGGCAGCGTATCTAGCAGGAGCGATGCGAGGGCGAAATGCTGGAACTGCGTGACGTCTACGGAGGCTACGGCGAAGGCTTCGTCTTGAACGGACTCTCGTTGACGGTCGAAGAAGGCCAAGTCGTCGGTCTCTTGGGGCGAAACGGTGCGGGGAAGACGACGACCATGCGAGCGATCATGGGTTTGCTCCCTCGACTGGCCGGCGAGATCCGCCTGCGCGGCCAGTCGCTCGTCGGCCTACCGCCCCATGTCATCGCCCACAAGGGTATCGCGCTCGTTCCGCAAGGTCGGCGCATCTTCCCCTCGCTGACGGTCACGGAAAATCTCCTGATCGGTGCGCGACCACCGCGCCCCGACCAGCGGGTCCGCTGGACCGTCGAGGAGATCTATCAGCTCTTCCCGATTCTCAAGGAGCGGGGGAAAATCCGCGGAACGCTCTTGAGCGGTGGCGAGCAGCAAATGCTGACGATCGCCCGCTCGCTCATGACCCAGCCCCTCGTTCTCCTGTGTGACGAGCCATCGGAAGGGCTTGCACCGGTCATGGTGCAGCGCGTCGGTGAGATCTTGCAGCGCCTCAAGCAGGCGGGACTGTCGATCCTCCTAGCGGAACAGAACATCGATCTCGCGCTTTCCGTCATCGATGTCGCCTATATCGTCGAAGAGGGGCGCGTCATCTGGCAGGGATCAGCTGCGGAACTCGTCGGCAACCGCGAACTCCAGGAGACCTACTTGGGAGTCCGCGTCGAAGCGTGACCGCGTCCGTTTCGGCCGAGTTTTGGCCTGCCTCGGTTCGTCGCACCGGCCTGCATCGTTGCCGTTCACTGGTCGATGCCGAGGAGCGCCCCGTTCCCGCGCCTAGCGACCTAGGGGACGAATCTGTCTCTCCCCGTCGACGAGTCCGCCCCTCGGGGATCATGCAGTGGGGGAAGCTCATGACCATCGATTGCCACATTCATGCCATACCAGAAGCGATGCTCGCGTGGCTCCGCAGCAACGCAGCGCGGGCGGGAGCTCGTTTCGAGCAGCGAGAACCCGGGAAACCGCCGATCCTGATCGTTGGAGGGCGCTGGCCGTTCGAACTCAAGCCGGTCTTTCACGACCTCGATCAGTTCCTGGCAGCACTCGATGCAGCGGGAATCGAGCGCGCGCTTCTGTCGCCAGTTCCCCAGCTCTTCTTCTACGAAGCAGAACCAGCATTGGCGCGCGAGGCGGCTCGGGCCTACAACGAGGCACTCTTGGGGTGGCAGAAGCGGGCACCGCAGCGACTCGACCTCCTGGCAACGGTACCACTCAACGATCCATCAGCTGCAGCAGACGAACTCGCCTGGGCGATGGAGCGGGGCATGCGGGGTGCCATCGTCGGCCCGGGTACCGCGGATCGGCTGCTGACTGATCCCGTCTTCGAGCCCTTCTGGCGGGCCGCTGACGAGCGCAAGGCGATCCTTTTCCTCCACCCGCTTTTGAGTCGCGATCCTCGTCTCGCACGACCACAACTTCCCAACATGATCGGCGTGCCCTGGGAGACGACGGTCGCCGCTGCCGATCTGATTTTCGGAGGCGTCCTCGATCGCTACCCGAATGCACGTATCCTGCTGGCACACGGCGGCGGCTACCTGCCGTATCAAATCGGTCGTCTCGAACGCGCTTATGCAGTGTGGGAGGCAGTGCGCCGGCAACTCGCTGAACCCCCGTTGGCCTATCTCCGGCGCTTTTGGTACGACACGGTTCTCTGGCGACATGAGACGCTGGAATATCTCTGCGCTGTCGTCGGCCCGGATCGTATCGTTCCCGGATCGGACTTTCCCTTCGATCTGTCCGTGTGGCCGCCGTTGGGCACGAGAGAGGGAAGTTCGACATTGTTCGCGGAGTAACGGGACGACGGTACGGAGGCCTTGGGGAGGATCGCCGACTCAGTTCCGGTATTCTGAACAACTCACTTGTTATCCTTGTTTTGACAGAGTACAAGAAAATGGAACAGTCGCCGCGACGTATCGGATCAATCGACTGCAGCCGACATGAGCGACTGGCCTCGTACAGTCCTGACTGTGGCAAGGGGGATGTATGACGTGAAGCGAAGCGTCAGCCAGCGATGAGTGGCGTACAGGGGAGGAGTCCGCGTTGAGCTCGACCGAGGAGGAGGAAGGGAATCATGCGATCACTGACACGACGGCATGTGCTCATACTCGCTGGTTCGGCAGGACTCTCCGCACTTTTGGTAGCATGCGGCGGGCAGACAACACCTACTCCGGCGCCACAGCCGTCGCCGACTCCGCCGGCTGCTCAGCTGCCGACCCCAACGGCTGCGGCGGTCACGAGTCCAGCTACCCCACCGACACCGACCGTCGTAACGAGCAAGCCTGCGAAGACATTGCGGATCGGATTTGCTATCTCCAAGAGCGGACCCTACGCTGCTGGCGCCGGTATCACGATCTACCCCAACTACATCTTGTGGACCAAAGACGTGAACGAGGCAGGCGGCATCAAGCTGAGCGATGGCATGTATGCCATCGAACTCATCGAATACGATGACCAGAGCAGCCCAGAGGAAGCGATCAAGGCCATCCAACGCCTCGTCAATCAAGACAAGGTCGATCTCCTTCTTCCACCCTGGGGTACTGCGATGAACCTGGCCGTCGCTCCCGTCTTTCACCAGTTGGGGTACCCGCAACTCGGTGTCGCGAATCTGAGCGACAAGTCTCCCGATCTCGCCAAACAGTGGCCAGGGTACTTCTCTTTCCTCGGGACATCGAGCCAGTACTCCGAAGCGATCGCCGATCTCTTGGGCGATCTCGCGGCGCAGGGCAAGATCGGAAAGAAGGTCGCACTCATCCACGTCGACGACGAATTCGGGCTCGAGCTCTCCGCAGCAGCCCGCAAGAAACTCAAGGACACCGGCTTCGAACTCGTCTACGACCAGGGTTATCCACTCGGCACGACGGATTTCCAACCGATTCTGACCGATATCAAGAGCCGACAGCCCGATGCATTCGTCGCGTGCAGCTATCCGGCCGATACACTCGCGTTGCCACAGGCTGCCATGGTACTGGATTTCAATCCAGCCGTCTTTTTGACAGCTGTCGGGACGGCCTTCCCGATTTATCTCGGCCAATTCGGTCAGAATGCCGAGGGCGTGATGGGTCTGGGTGGTATCGATCCCAAGCACTCGGAACTCATGGACTACTACAAGCGCCACAAAGAGGTGACCGGTCAGGAACCGGACCGCTGGGCTAGCCCGGTGTGCTACGCATCGTTACAGGTGCTGCGACAGGCACTGGAGCGAGTCGGCAAAATCGATCGTCCTGCGCTCACGAAGGAGATCGCGACCGGCTCATTCCAGACGATCATCGGAACCGTCAAGCTCGAAGGGAATGTCTATTACGGAAATCGGTTGCTCGGTCAGTGGCAGAACGGCGAGTTTCTGGCCGTCTGGCCAAAGGACAAGGCGCCCGTACAGCCGATCGTACCGAAGCCGGGTTGGAAGAAATAATCGGTCTACAGATTTTTCACGAATGCTCGATCGGGGCAGTCCCACGCAATACCGGGCTGCCCCGCTCGGGCCACTGAACTCCCTGCCGAGAACGCAGGAGTTCTGGTTCTCACTGAGCAGGGAGAAAAGCCTGTCGGCCCGATCATCGGGCTCGCAAAGGGACCGCCAGGTAGCAGGGTGCACGGGATAGCGACAGCGCTTATGGGACCGATCAACGATCGATGTCTCGCCAGGTAGATTCGTCTCTTGCCAGACGTCCGTCGTTATCGCTACAATATCCTTGATATCTAAACTCCTTCACAGCATTGCTGGATCGGCAACACAGACGGGGTATGTTGGGCACAAAGCGGTGGGAGAGCCTATGATCTCTGTACTCGATGCCCTGGTCACTGGCCTCGTTTACGGTGGCGTGTATGCGTTACTGGCTCTCGGCCTCACCCTGCAGTACGGCGTCGCTCGCATCCTGAACCTGGCTTACGGTGATTTTCTGATCGCAGCAGCGTTGCTGACGACGCTCCTCTTCCAGCGTTACCAACTCAGCCCGCTGGTCGCGCTCCTGTTGCTTGCGCCTCTCAGCTTCCTGATTCATCTTCTCGTCTACCATCTGGTCTTTGTCCCGTTGGAACGACGCAGTGGTTCGTGGCGAGCGATGGAGGCCTCGAGCATCTTGCTCGCCTTCGGGCTTTCCTTCGTCGTATCCGGCACGATGCTCGCCATCTTCGGTGGGAAACTCTTCTCGTATTCCTATCTTTTGGTGCCAGTCAAGTTGCTCGGGAGCGTCGTCCCTGCCAATCGTTTGCTGGCCTTCGTGCTCGCGCTCGCTTTCGGTGCTCTGGCCTATCTATTGCTGGTCCGCACGCGCATCGGCACGGCGATCCGCGCTATCGCGGTCGACCCTGATGGTGCTCCCCTCGCGGGGATCGACGTCCGAAGGTGGGCAGGTTTGACCTTCGCCTTCGGTGGCATCATCTGTGCAGCGAGTGGCGTTCTCATCAGCATGTTTCAGACGTTCAATGTACCCATGGGTATCACCTTCACGCTCAAAGCGCTCGTCGTCGTCATCTTGGGCGGGGTCGGCAATGCGCTCGGCGCTCTCGTCGCTGGGCTGATTCTCGGGGTCACGGAGTCGTTCGTCGCTCGGTTCGTCAGCCCCGGACTGACGCTGGCTGCGGTCTATGCGCTGTTCATTCTCGCGGTTCTCACGTTGCGCACGGGAATTCTCGGGAGGGCACTCCGGTGATGCGACCGATCGCACGCACAGCCACCCTGCCTGCTCTCTTGCTCGTCGCTGCGCTGGTCCCACTGGCAGGAAACGACTTTCATATCGCGCTCGGGATCTCGATCCTGATGTATGCCACTCTTGCCATCGCCTGGGGACTCTTCGCTGGGCCGACGAAGTACATCGGCCTCGCCACCGCAGCCTTCTTCGGCGTCGGTGCCTACACGGTGGGTCTC
Protein-coding regions in this window:
- a CDS encoding acetaldehyde dehydrogenase (acetylating), with translation MGERQAVKVAILGTGNIGTDLMYKLLRNPGHMELAMFAGIDPQSEGIARAKKLGIPTSYEGIKAVLDDPEIRIVFDATSAKAHVRHAKMLREAGKIAIDLTPAARGPYVVPPVNLGAHLDKDNVNLITCGGQATIPLVFAVSRVVPVRYAEIVSTVASKSAGPGTRQNIDEFTFTTAHGLEAIGGAEQGKAIIILNPAEPPIIMRNTVYVIPANEEFDQAAIVASVDQMVAEVQQYVPGYRLKDAPVFDRRRTPWGERTIIAMLLEVEGAGDFLPPYSGNLDIMTAAAWRVGELFAQHLLGIRQEVAA
- a CDS encoding IclR family transcriptional regulator; the protein is MLQTVQKAAQVLRLFTPHQPEWGVTEVAAALEIPKSGAHALLRTLAAEGLLQRTAAGRYRLGWALFELSQTLLDSSALLRAARPVMERLVAGWGETTHLAVLVDGQVLYVEKLQGDRALEIVLSGVGKRLPAHCSGVGKVLLAHQPWEVVLGIVERTGLVSFTPNTIKSVEQLREELERVRQQGFAYDQEEVMVGLCCAAAPIRDESGHVIAAMSLSVPAYRFYPNRQRLTTAIVDAARRVSEELGYYQEDWAWENGKRSRSRSSVPGISVPT
- a CDS encoding 4-hydroxyphenylacetate 3-hydroxylase family protein, yielding MAQVIQTSPRPMTGEEYLESLRDGRKVFFRGEWVEDVTTHPAFRNAARTVARLYDALHSPETREILTKVDRQGILTHKFFAPAYSAEDLKEAAQAIAVWQRMSFGWMGRTPEYKAAFMATLGADPDYYAPFGETARRWYREYASRVLFMNHVIVDPPIDRNRPPSEVRDVYIHVVKETDGGIIVSGAKQVATASALTHGTFVGVNSGSAARLQEGRDEDVALVFFVRMDNPRQYLISRASYELDAESPFDHPLSSRFDENDAFLVLDEAFIPWEDVLIYRDVAKCKRFYADSGFFNRFNLQTTIRFMIKLEFMIGLLQKGLECNGTADFRGNQVMVGELVALRHLLWAIVTAMVSDPEPSLGGSVVPRLEYAAAARVYTNFAWDRIRQIYERILGGAPIINVSSYRDFLNPEVRPLLDRYLRGTGMSAVERSKLYKLVWDAVYSEFGGRHGLYELNYAGNHEQKYLDPLQWAERRGFMQQWKALVDECLSQYDLDGWRDATWVWETNGRER
- a CDS encoding VOC family protein; the protein is MADLRVPVVAQLAHVELLTPKPDESLWFFTKLLGMSVVHQEGQSVYLRAYEDWFLWTLKLTEAPQAGLGHAAWRVSAPELLDEAAAAIEATGLGLGWQESEYGGGRAYRFRMPDGHRMELIWDLEYYQAPEDQRSALKNRPQRRPLDGVPVRRLDHINCFVSDVEVHEAFLRNYLGFKLRETKIGGDGKKVGSWLSVSPLVHEIAVMRDGTGQGNRLHHIAYWYGYPQHCYDVADACRDWGIKIEAGPGKHGTTQAMFLYVFEPGGNRVELWGDAGYLIFDPNWQTVVWDVSHESDLYSSTVWLGASTMPESFYTYGTPEKVTVGV
- a CDS encoding ABC transporter substrate-binding protein, yielding MERSDFQHLFRRPVRRRTVIVGIGTAALGGLLAACRGGGATPTPTTAPATPTPAAATPTPAAATPTPAAAATPTVVVTPAAAAEPIRIGLIHGYTGVFAALAENLTRGIQLAFESIDNTVAGRKVTFVQEDDASNPEQGLTKTKQLVERDKVHLIIGYIHSGVALACRDYIHQSGVPTIIDNAGAQAITRDPQRRSPYIFRVSFANGQYEWPMGQYAFEQLGYKRLAFMAPDYAAGHEKAEPVKAAFQKAGGEIAGEVYPPLDTSDFAPFLQRIQQAQPDAVWAFFAGADAVRFVTQYQDFGLKDQIPLIGVGDLVDEAYLDQQGDAALDVVTSLHYSPYIDSPENKAFVDAFKKKYGRVPNQFAYQGYLAALVAAKALEAVQGKVEDTQAFLKALKGVQFTGPAGPFRFHPETQNVVITVYFRKVQRLPDGTLGNVVLGKRENVDDLSF
- a CDS encoding branched-chain amino acid ABC transporter permease, which codes for MPVNTASLVIGLSYASLLFLVAVGLSVVFGLMRFINLATGSLYLIGGYIGWSVARSTGNFLLALVAGALAALVVGIAIERGFLQRLHRKELLQVALTLGVAYVVQDVTRWIWGGDPLRLRPPAMLRGSMELFGSVVPIYRVALIVIGAVLAILVWYLLERTKWGAYVRAGVDDLEMVQCLGINVRRIFAIVFSLGALLSGLGGALGTPVTGVAPGTDIQLQLMALIVVILGGLGSVLGAIAASIVVALTDTIVRTFWPEASFFAVWALAAVVLIVRPQGLFGRPGWA